In Desulfoferula mesophila, the genomic window TTGTGGGCGGCTCGGGAACCTTCTGGGGGCCCATACTGGGAGCCTGCTTCCTTACCTACCTCAACCAGATCCTTAGCGACCTGACCGAACACTGGACTCTGATCCAAGGGATCATTTTCGTACTGCTGGTCATGTACGCGCCCCAGGGGCTCAGCGGGATTTTGATTTCTCTCAAAGCCCGCTTGTTCCCTGCTCGGAGCGCCGCACTGAACCCGGCCGCCAAGGGGGAGGGTTAAGCCCATGAATATGTTGGAGGTCAAGGGCCTGTGTAAATCTTTCGGCGATATCAAGATCATCTGCGGCATCGACTTGGCCGTGGAGAAGGGACAGCGTCACGCCATCATCGGGCCCAACGGCGCGGGCAAGACCACCTTTTTCAACCTGCTCAGCGGCCACTACAAGCCCACCGCCGGGGATATATATTTCAAGGGTCACAAGATAAGCGGGCTGCAGCCTTATCGGATCAACCGCCTAGGCCTGGGCCGCTCCTTCCAGATCACCAACGTTTTCCCCGGGCTCACCGTCTTGGAGAACGTGCGCTCGGTGGTGCTCTCGCGCCACGGGGTGCGCTTCAACTTCTGGAGCACCGTGGCGGGCATGGAGGAGATCAACCGGGAGTGCATGGACATCCTGGAGCAGATCGGCCTGGCCGGGCGGGCCGACCACCTGGCCGGAGAAATGGCCTACGGCGAGCAGCGGGCCCTGGAGATCGGCCTGGTCTTGGCCTCCCAGCCGGAGATGATTCTCCTGGACGAGCCCACCGCGGGCATGAGCATCGACGAGACCCGCGAGGCGGTGAAACTGGTGGACCGGGTGACCAAGGGCAAGACGCTGATGATCATCGAGCATGACATGGAGGTGGTGTTTTCCCTGGCCGACGTGATAACCGTGATCAGCTACGGCGAGGTGCTCGCCAGCGGCACTCCGGAGGAGATACGCAATCATCCCAGGGTCCGTGAAGCTTATCTGGGGACGGGTACGGTATGCTGAAACTGGACAAGGTCAATACCTATTACGGCGAAAGCCACGTGCTCTTCGACATCAGCCTGGAAGTGAACCCGGGCGAGATCGTGGCCTTGGTGGGGCGCAACGGGGTGGGCAAGACCACCACCATGATGACCATCATGGGTCTGGTGCAACCCAAGTCGGGCTCCATTACCTTCAAGGGCAAACAGATCGCGGGCAAGGCTCCCCACCAGATCGCCATGGCCGGGCTGGGTTTCGTGCCCGAGGAGCGCTGGATATTCCCCAACCTTACGGTGCATCAGAACCTGCTCATGGGCATCAAGCCCGGCCACATGAACAAGCCGGTGGATGACGGCTGGAGCATCGAGCGGGCCTACGACAGCTTCCCGCGCCTGGCCGAAAGGCGCAATCAAAAGGGTGGGGTGCTCTCCGGCGGCGAAATGCAGATGCTCACCATCGTGCGCAGCCTCATGGGCAACCCGGACCTGATCCTCATCGACGAGCCCACCGAGGGCCTGGCCCCCATCATCGTGGAACGGGTCAACGAGGTGATCCACCAGATAAACCGGGCCGGGACCACGGTGCTCTTGGTGGAGCAGAAGCTCAACGTCTGCCTGGATCTGGCCCAGCGGCTTTACGTGCTCAGCAAGGGCGACATCAAGTGGACCGGCACCCCCGGCGAATTGGAATCACGCCAGGACATCCGCAAGGAGTTCCTGGAGGTTTGACGGCACAAGGTTCTTGTACACGGCCGCCCCGGCGGCCCGCAACCTTACCAGGGAGAGAGGTAGGATTATGAGGAAAATCGGATTAGTACTGGCTATCGCTGGTGCCTTGGCCATGGTGGCCACCGCGGCCATGGCCGGAGGCGTGGTGAAATTCGGGGTTAACGAGATTCGCTCCGGCGCCTTCAAGAGCAACGGCGACCGCACCATTTGGGGCATCGAGGCGGCGGTGAAGGAAGCCAACGACGCCGGCGGCCTGTTGGGCAAGAAGATCGAGCTGGTGGTCATGGACAACCAGATGAAGGGCGAGATCGCGGTGCGCAACGTAAAGCGCATGGTCCTGGAGGACAAGTGCGAGGTCATCATCCAGGGCTCCTCCTCCGGCGTGGGCGGCGCCATCGCCCAGACCATGCCCCGCTACAAGAAGATCTACCTGGACACCAACGCCGAGGCCATGGGCATCACCGGCGAGAACTTCACCCCCTACACCTTCCGCACCTGCATGAACGCGGGCATGCACGTCAAGGCCCTGGCCCACTACTTCGCCAAGAAGGGCTACAAGAAGGTCTTCTTGATCAACCAGGACTACTCCTGGGGTCATGACGTGGCCAAGTACTACAAGATGTTCATCGAGAAGCTGGCTCCGGGCACCAAGGTGGTGGGCAGCGAGTTCCACAAGGTGTTCAACAAGGACTTCGGTCCCTACATCAGCAAGATCCAGGCCTCCGGCGCCGACTACGTGATCAGCGGCAACTGGGGCACCGACCTGACCCAGCTCATCGTGCAGTCCCGCAGCCTGGGCATGAACCTGCCCATCGGCTGCACCTTCTTGGATGACGACGGCGTGGGCGCGGTGGCCGGCGACGCCGCCATCGGCTGCGTGCAGGCCAACATGTACCTGCTAGGCGTGAACAACCCCCGGGCCAAGGAGTTCGAGGACACCTTCCACAAGAACAGCGGCGGCAAGTGGCCCAGCTTCGTGATCATGGAGGCCTACCTGGGCACCAAGATGTACATCGAGGCGGTGAAGAAGGCCGGCAGCTTTGACACCGACAAGGTCATCAAGGCCTTTGAGGGCCTGAGCTACACCGGCCCCGTGGGCAACATGACCATGCGCAAAGAGGACCACCAGAACCAGACTCCGGCGGTGGTCGGCGTGGTGAAGGGCAAGACCAAGTACTACCCCTTCGCCTATCCCACCCCCGAGATGGTGCTCCCCGCCAAGGACGTCAGCCTGACTCTGGAAGAGAGCGGCTGGAAGCCCTACAAGGGCAAGTAAAACGACCCCTGTGCCGGGTGGGCCGCCATGGCGCGGCCCGCCCGGTCCCTCCCGACACCTTAATAAGAGGCGATAGCGACAATGCAGGCACAATGGCATCACGTGGGCATCTCGGTGGCCGATCTGGAGCGGGCGCTGCACTTCTACCGGGACTTGCTGGGCTTCGAGGTGGTATGGGATCATCCTCAAAGGGGCGGGCCGGAGATGGCCAAGGTGGTGGGGCTTGAAGACGTCAAGGCCCACATGGTCATGCTCAAGGGCTACGGCACCCACATAGAGCTTTTCGATTACCTCAGCCCCAAGGGCAAGGCGGTGGGCTCGGGCCGCCAGTGCGACTACGGCCTCATTCATTTCGCCCTAACCGTGACCGGGCTGCAAGAGCTCTACGACCGCCTGGTGGCCGAGGGGGTGGAGTTCAACTGCCCGCCCCAGGTGCTGCGTCCCGGGGTCTTGGCCACCTACATGAAGGACCCCGAAGGGGTGACCATAGAACTGGTCGAATACAGCGAGGGGGCTTGAGCCATGATCTTGCAGGGCAAGAGGGCCGTGGTGACCGGCGGAGCCGCCGGCCTGGGGCTGGCCATCGCCACCGCCTTTGCCGAGGCGGGGGCCAAGGTGGCCATCTGGGACTGGCAACTGGAGGTGGCCTCGCTGCCGCCTGATAAATTTCCCATCACCGCCAAGGTGGACGTGTCCTCCGGCGAGATGGTGGCCGCCGCGGCGGCCGAGGTGCTGGCGACCTGGGGCGGCCTGGATATTCTGGTCAACAACGCGGGCATCTGCATTCCCGGCACGGTGGAGGAACTCAGCGAGAGCGACTGGGACCGGGTGATGGCCGTGAACCTCAAGGGCACCTTCTTGTGCTCCAAGGCCTTTGCCCCGGCCATGAAGAAACAGGGCGCGGGCAAGATCATCAACCTGGGCTCCATTTCAGGCAAGATGGGCGGCATCGTGGCGGGCAGCGCCTACAGCGCCTCCAAGGCGGGCATCATGTGCCTGACCATGTCCCTGGCCCGGGAGCTGTCCCCCTTTGGGATCAACGTCAACGCCATGGCTCCGGGGGTGATCGCCACGGACATGAGCAAGGGCCTGTCCCAGGGCGACTACACCTCCTACAAGCAGACCATCCCCTTGGGCCGGGTGGGCGAGGCCAAGGAAGTGGCCGCCCTGGCCCGTTTTTTGGCCGGGCCGGACAGCGACTACCTCACCGGCGAGATTATCGACATCAACGGTGGCCAGTTTATGGACTAGGTCCGTGCGCCTGCCCGGGGAAGATGAACGATGAAAGCACTGCGCAAACTGGCCGGCGGCGAAGGCCACGTGGAACTGGTGGATATCCCCACCCCCCAGCCCGGCCCCGGACAGGTGCTTGTCAAGGTAAAGAGCGTGGGCATCTGCGGCACGGATCTGCACGTCTGGGAGGGCCGTTTCGACAAGGTGCGCCC contains:
- a CDS encoding branched-chain amino acid ABC transporter substrate-binding protein — encoded protein: MVATAAMAGGVVKFGVNEIRSGAFKSNGDRTIWGIEAAVKEANDAGGLLGKKIELVVMDNQMKGEIAVRNVKRMVLEDKCEVIIQGSSSGVGGAIAQTMPRYKKIYLDTNAEAMGITGENFTPYTFRTCMNAGMHVKALAHYFAKKGYKKVFLINQDYSWGHDVAKYYKMFIEKLAPGTKVVGSEFHKVFNKDFGPYISKIQASGADYVISGNWGTDLTQLIVQSRSLGMNLPIGCTFLDDDGVGAVAGDAAIGCVQANMYLLGVNNPRAKEFEDTFHKNSGGKWPSFVIMEAYLGTKMYIEAVKKAGSFDTDKVIKAFEGLSYTGPVGNMTMRKEDHQNQTPAVVGVVKGKTKYYPFAYPTPEMVLPAKDVSLTLEESGWKPYKGK
- a CDS encoding ABC transporter ATP-binding protein — protein: MLKLDKVNTYYGESHVLFDISLEVNPGEIVALVGRNGVGKTTTMMTIMGLVQPKSGSITFKGKQIAGKAPHQIAMAGLGFVPEERWIFPNLTVHQNLLMGIKPGHMNKPVDDGWSIERAYDSFPRLAERRNQKGGVLSGGEMQMLTIVRSLMGNPDLILIDEPTEGLAPIIVERVNEVIHQINRAGTTVLLVEQKLNVCLDLAQRLYVLSKGDIKWTGTPGELESRQDIRKEFLEV
- a CDS encoding SDR family oxidoreductase codes for the protein MILQGKRAVVTGGAAGLGLAIATAFAEAGAKVAIWDWQLEVASLPPDKFPITAKVDVSSGEMVAAAAAEVLATWGGLDILVNNAGICIPGTVEELSESDWDRVMAVNLKGTFLCSKAFAPAMKKQGAGKIINLGSISGKMGGIVAGSAYSASKAGIMCLTMSLARELSPFGINVNAMAPGVIATDMSKGLSQGDYTSYKQTIPLGRVGEAKEVAALARFLAGPDSDYLTGEIIDINGGQFMD
- a CDS encoding VOC family protein; protein product: MQAQWHHVGISVADLERALHFYRDLLGFEVVWDHPQRGGPEMAKVVGLEDVKAHMVMLKGYGTHIELFDYLSPKGKAVGSGRQCDYGLIHFALTVTGLQELYDRLVAEGVEFNCPPQVLRPGVLATYMKDPEGVTIELVEYSEGA
- a CDS encoding ABC transporter ATP-binding protein, yielding MNMLEVKGLCKSFGDIKIICGIDLAVEKGQRHAIIGPNGAGKTTFFNLLSGHYKPTAGDIYFKGHKISGLQPYRINRLGLGRSFQITNVFPGLTVLENVRSVVLSRHGVRFNFWSTVAGMEEINRECMDILEQIGLAGRADHLAGEMAYGEQRALEIGLVLASQPEMILLDEPTAGMSIDETREAVKLVDRVTKGKTLMIIEHDMEVVFSLADVITVISYGEVLASGTPEEIRNHPRVREAYLGTGTVC